The genome window GCATGATGCGTTTGCTCTCCATGATTTTGGATTATTAGGCAACAAATCGGTTATGGCTCATTGTAACTTCTTAGATGACAACGATGCCGCGTTATTTGCGGAAACTGGCACAGCCATCAGCCATTGTCCGCTATCGAATGCTTACTTCGCCAATAGCGTACTGCCCATAAAACGATTTCAATCAATGGGAATTGATATCGGACTAGGTACAGATATTTCCGCTGGTGCCACTCCAAGTCTTTATGATAATGCGAAGCAGGCCGTTGTTTCCTCGAGAATGCTAGAAGATGGCGTAAATCCAACTCTTCCCGCAGAGGAAAGAGGCGTTCCAGATTCCCGAATTTCTATTCATGAAGCCTTTTATTTAGCAACTGCCGGCGGTGGTGAAAGCTTAAGTCTGCCAATCGGACGTTTACAAGAAAACTACACATGGGATGTACAAATCATCGATACAAAAGCACCAACTGCAAAATTACCGATTTTCTCTGAAGCAGAAGATTTAGATGATATTTTCCAAAAGATCCTCTATCTCGTACGCCCAGATAATATCTCGGAAGTTTGGGTTCAAGGAGAGAAAGTTCACTCCCGTTCTTGAGAATTCTATTAGTCTACAATCAATCAGATAGCATGAAGCACCCTAATCAAACGTTTGATTAGGGTGCTTCTACTAAATAAAAAAGCTAATACGAAGTGTCCTTTGTAGAGAAACAGTGTCTTTTTATGGTGCCTGTCACCCTATCTCTACCTTCACCCCAAAATGATCAGACACAACCGGCGTTGTTCTTCCATCAAAAACCGTTTCATATGAATAAACAGAGAGATTAGAAGAAACAAAGATATAATCAATCCGCAGAAGATCACTATTATTCTCCCAGCCATCAATTCTCTTCTCCACAGTATGGCTGCCATTTTTGAGCGTGGCATCTAGAAAAGCGTCCTTTATATAGGGGTGCTTGGAAACAACACTATACCCTTCCTCTTCGATATGGGCAGGGTTATTAAAATCGCCCATCAACAAGATAGATCCACCTGCCCGTGCTTCCACTTCCCATGCTTCAACAAGCTTGTTCCATTCATACAAGAAAGGATAGCTTCCGGTTTCATCCTGCCACCAAGAGAGGTGCAATCCGTACACTAAATAGTTTTTTTTATTTGCTTGAAAACGAACTTCCAAGGCTTTTCTTGTATGATAATCTGTATAATCATCTTTGCGGGACAGCAATATCCCTCTTGCATTTGTTACTTTAAATCGAGTAAGAATGGCGATTCCTTCATCATATTGGTCGTAACCAATATGACTAGGAACCCAGCTCCAATAAAATTTGAGCCCTTCTTTCTTCAGCTCCTGCTGGAGAAGAAACGCAAAGTTATCTTTTTTAATCACTGTATCTTGATTGGGGGCAATGAAAAAAGAATCCACCTCCGCTTCCTCTGCATCCATCGATTGATTTACTTCCTGTAAGGAAATAACATCATAGGAATCAGCCAGCAATTGCTCCTTGATCGCTTTCAGTTTTTCTAAAGGTCTTTCTTCTATCCAGCTATGGGTATTTAAAGTTAATAATTTCATTCACTTTGCTCCAAATAGTCATTAATATCCGATTTCAGAATGTCAGCCTTTGGACCATAGATAGCTTGAACACCGCCATCCTTCTTAATTAAGCCCATTGCGCCAGCTGCTTTCCATGACGATTCATCGCCAACTTTATCTAGCTCTTTTACGGAAACACGCAACCTTGTCATACAGGCATCTACATCGGTAATATTAGCTTTTCCGCCTAATAAGTCGACAATTTCTAAGACTTGGCTGTTAGTAGGACCAGCGTTTCCAGCTTCTATGGTGTTAGAATCTGCATCACTTTCATAGTTACCATTACGACCTGGTGTTGAAAAATTAAATTTCTTAATCATGAAATTCGCAATAAAATAGCTCACTATAAAGAAGACAATACATACAATTACAAAGTTTAGGACGTCGCCTCCCAAGCCTGCTTTAAAAGCAATCGGCAAACGTGTGATCAATTCTAAGTTTCCAAAGGAATGGAGACGTAAATGAACAATATCCGCAGAAGCAAAAGCTAATCCTTGTAAGATAGCATACACAACGTAAAGTACTGGAGCAGCAAACATAAACATAAATTCTAAAGGCTCTGTAACCCCTGTTAAAAAGACAGCGATGGCTGCGGAAAAAATCATTGATTTATATTTTTTCTTTTTATCCATATCTACATTTCGGTAGATTGCAACAGCGACACCCATCAAAATTGCTGTCGCACCAATCATCTGCCCTACTTTAAAACGGGCTGGAGTAACAGAAGATAGCAGTTGATTATATGCCGCAGTATCACCCGCATTTTGTAGATTCACTAAATCACTTGCCCATGCTAGCCAAAGTGGATCTTGTCCAAATACTTCCTTACCAGCCATCACACCAGACATGATCGTATATGTTCCACCTAGTGAGGTATAGTTAATTGGAATCGTTAACATATGGTGTAGACCAAATGGAATAAGTAGACGTTCAGCTGTACCATAGATAAAAGGCGCTAGGATTGGAGCGCTTTCACTTGAAGTCGCAATCCACAGTCCAAAATGGTTAATTCCTGTTTGAATCGTTGGCCAAATCACCGCAAGGATCAAGGAAACGATAACAGACCAAAGGATAACCACAAACGGTACAAATCGTTTTCCATTAAAGAAGGCCAGTGCATCTGGCAGCTTTCTGAAATTGTAATATTTATTATAGACAATTGCTCCGATAAAGCCGGAGATAATCCCCACGAAAACACCCATATTAAGTGCAGGCGCTTCCAATACACTTGTAAAATATCCTTCTACTAAAATCTTCGTTCCAAATAAAGTATGCGTAAATGCGCCATCTTCAGATAGCATTTCATTTGTGACCCCAAAGATAGAGCCTGTAATTCTATTAATTAATAAGAAGGCAATCCCCGCAGCAAAGGCCCCGCCTGCTTTTTCCTTTGCCCACGAACCACCAATTGCTAAAGCAAATAAAATATGTAAATTCCCAATAATCCCCCAACCAATATTCTCTACAACGCTTCCAATTGTGATAAAAACAGAAGCATCGATCATGGCAATCAGCTTACCTAAACTAATCATAATTCCAGCTGCCGGCATAACAGCTACCACTACCATCAATGCTTTCCCAAATTTTTGCCAAAATTCAAATGACAACATCTTTTTCATTGTGTTCCCTCCTATTTCCAATTAAAACGTTTGCATTAAATCATATCTATGATTATAGTAATATATCTACCATTTTACAAGAAAAATATTCATAATTTTAGTAATCGATTGCAAAAACAACGCAAACGATTGCATTAAGCGGAATCACCTTCAGAAAAAATCCTGCTTTTAAAAAGAATGATAAATAAATTGCTTCTGTTAACCTAACTGTCTATCTCCTATGGACAAAAAAGACCGGTTGTCTTTTTGTGGTGCCTGACACCATACTAAAAAATCCCCACCACTATGGATGAGGATTTTATCAAGTTTTTTAATATAACCAAATCCTTACTTCACCAAATACCCTTCCACTTCATTCAAAGTTGGGATTGCTTCTTGGCCGCCGCTCCGCGATACTTTTATTCCTGCTGCAACGCTTGCGAAATTAGCCGCTTTTACTAAATCATTCGTATCTAAATAGGCACTAGCAAGAGCACCTGCAAAGCAGTCGCCTGCTCCTACTGTATCCACTGCTTTCACTTTAATAGCATCTACTACTGTTGCTTCTCCATTTTTGTATACTAAGCTTCCATGTTCGCCCATTTTGACAATGACATCAGAAATGCCTTTTTCATTTAGTTTTTTCGCTGCTTCTAGTGCTGTTTCTTTATTTATTACATCAATTCCAGTGATGCGTTTTGTTTCTTGTTTGTTTGGTGTTACTAAGTCAGCATATTGAAAGGCTTCCTCAAAGATTCCATCTGCAGGTGCTGGATCTAGGATTACATACATTCCACGTTCTTTAGCAGCCTGCATCGCAGCGATGATAGATTCCTTGCTAGTTTCCAATTGGACGAGCAGAATTTTCGCATCTATTTGGGCAAATATCTTCTCGATATCTTCTTTTGATAGAGAATCATTTGCTCCCTTTGTTCCAACCATTGTGTTTTCACCTGAACTGTCAACAATCGCAACAAAAGTACCAGTGCCTGATTCTTCACTTTTCACAATATAACTAGTATCCACATTTTTGGCCTGTAAATTCTCAATCAATTGATTTCCTGCACTATCTTTTCCAACTGATCCAACTAAACAAGTTTTTTTGCCAAGCTTCGCTACAGAGACAGCTTGGTTTGCTCCCTTTCCCCCTGGCAGCATCTTAATCGAATCACAAAACATCGTATCCCCATATGCTGGATACTTCGGTGCTTCTACAATTATATCCATATTAATACTGCCGACAACTACGATATCATAATTCATTTTAGCCTTCCTCCAGTTGGTTTTAATTAAATATTTCTCTTGTTAATCGAACATTTTCTTCCAATGAATGATTACTATTAAATACAGCACTTGTTCCTAATACATACATCGTCGCACCATTTTCTTGGCATGTTGGAATGGTACTCTCTCCAATATTGCCGTCTACTTGGATCTCAATTTCCCGGTTATACTGCTTTATCTTCCCATTTAGTTTCGCGATCTTTTCATACATAGAAGGAATAAATTTTTGGCCGGCAAATCCTGGATTTACAGTCATCACTACGACATAATCGATTAAGTCATATACTTGATCAAGGAATTCAAGCGAAGTTCCCGGATTTATCGCTACTCCTGCTTTTATTCCTTTCTCTTTAATTTTCATTAATACACTATGTAGAGCATTGGTTGATTCTTGATGTACAGAAATCATGTCTGCTCCACACTCTGCAAATAAGTCGATATGCCTTTCTGGCTCTTCTACCATTAAATGAATATCTAATGGTGTTGTTGTAAGTCTGCGAACCGTTTTCACAAAGTCTGGTCCTAATGTGAAATTGGGAACAAATTTCCCATCCATAATGTCAATATGATAAAAATCAACACCCGCTTTATCTAACTCTTTTATATTTTGTTCTAAATTTCCTAAGTCTGCACACATCAAAGATGGTCCGATTTTATTCATTAATACTTCCTCCATTAATTGTTGACGAATTTCTTATAACTAACTTTGGCTCCAATTGATATTGCTTCTGCTTATTCTTCGGATTTTTGATTAATTGGATTAATTCATTGACCGCTAATCTGCCAATATCCTCTTTACACTGATCTACAGAGGAAAGAGTTGGATACATATAGGAAGCAAGACTAATATTATCATAGCCTACAATCTTCACTTCACTTGGTACTTTAATGCCAAACTCATGGCATGCACGCATGGCGCCAATAGCCATTGCATCATTTGCACAAAAAATGCTATCAAATGAACGGCCCTTTTCAATGAGAGCCTTTGTATTTTCATATCCACTTGCGGTTCCAAAATCCCCATAACATATATGCGTTTTAACAGGATGCCTCGCCTCGTTTAAAGCAAGCGTGAATCCAGTTAAACGATCAATCGCACTTTTCTCATTTTTAGGTCCGGAGATAAACACAATATTATTACATTTTTCATCTCGAATAAGATGAGTAACAGCCAGCTGTGCACCTAAAGTGTGATCAACAGTTATGGCAGAGTATGGATGTTCAAAATTTGCACGGTCAATTGTAATTGTTCTGATTCCGCGTTTTTCTAATTCTGCTAAGTCACTTGCATCTACATGAAGGGAATTTATAATGGCTCCACTAACATAGTGGTCAATCATGGATTCTAGATAATATTCCACTTTCATGCGATCATCATCACTATTACATAAATACACATTATAACCGTTTTCATTTGCAACCTTTTCAATTTCCCTAACCAACTCAGGAAAAAAGGGATTATTCAATGTTGGTACAAGAAGCGCAATTAAATTGGAGCTTCCTTCCGAAAGACTTTTGGCTATTTTATTTGGTTTATAATTTAATTTCTTTATGACATTTTCTACATGCGTAATTGTTTCAGGCTTCGCGCCACCTTTATTATTAAGAACTCTTGATACAGTAGCAACAGAAACACCTGCTTCTTTCGCAACATCTTTGATTGTTATCATCTTAATCCCTCATTTACGTAACCGATTACTTATTTTCATTTAATCATTCCAAAAAAATAATGTCAACTGAAATTATATATTTTAAAAACTTACCGCTTTTTATCAATCCAGCGAAAAGGCTCTCCTATAAACGAAACCGTTTACTTACCTTTCCATATTATTCTTCCAAAAATGATTTTACTTGAAAAAACTAATTTAAATTAATAGTTGTACCTTTAAAAAAATTCTGTTATATTTTGAGTAACCGTTTACGGAACCGATTACGTAAATTTCATAAAAGGAAGGTAAGCCAAATGTTTCTTGAGAAATTAAATGATGCTTTTAATGGCTTTATTAATTTAGGAGGATCTGCCATGATGTTTATCATCATTACGATTCTTTCTTTAATCGTTGGCGTTTCTATATCGAAAGCAATTGAAGGCGGCCTAAGAATGGCCATTGCCTTAACAGGTATGGGAGCAATTATTTCTTTGCTTACTACTGCTTTTTCACCAGCGCTAAATAGTTTTGTAGAATCTACGGGAGTTGCCTTATCTGTTACGGATTTAGGATGGGCTCCACTCGCTGTGATCACATGGGGATCTGTTTACACACTCTATTTCGCTTTTATATGCCTTTTAGTAAACGTATTCATGTTGATAGCTAAGAAAACAGCAACCTTAAACGTAGATTTATTTAATATTTGGAATCTCTCTGTCATTGGTCTTCTTACTATGTATTATTCTAATGATAATCTAATTTTAACAACATTATTCGTAGCTTTTATTTACGCATTAATGCTTATCAATGCAGATGTAATGAAGCCTACAATCAATGAGCTTTTAGGCTATGACCAAAACAACATTACAACAACCGCTCATCCATCCTTACTAATCGCACCACTTGTTATGGTGTTAAACAAGTTTATCGATATATGCTTACCATTTATTGATAAATTTGACTTTAATGCAGAAGCATTAAATAAAAAAATTGGTTTCTGGGGCAGTAATTTCGCAATTGGTGCCTACTTAGGGATATTCATCGGTATTCTTGGACAATTGTCAGT of Niallia circulans contains these proteins:
- a CDS encoding endonuclease/exonuclease/phosphatase family protein gives rise to the protein MKLLTLNTHSWIEERPLEKLKAIKEQLLADSYDVISLQEVNQSMDAEEAEVDSFFIAPNQDTVIKKDNFAFLLQQELKKEGLKFYWSWVPSHIGYDQYDEGIAILTRFKVTNARGILLSRKDDYTDYHTRKALEVRFQANKKNYLVYGLHLSWWQDETGSYPFLYEWNKLVEAWEVEARAGGSILLMGDFNNPAHIEEEGYSVVSKHPYIKDAFLDATLKNGSHTVEKRIDGWENNSDLLRIDYIFVSSNLSVYSYETVFDGRTTPVVSDHFGVKVEIG
- a CDS encoding PTS transporter subunit IIBC is translated as MKKMLSFEFWQKFGKALMVVVAVMPAAGIMISLGKLIAMIDASVFITIGSVVENIGWGIIGNLHILFALAIGGSWAKEKAGGAFAAGIAFLLINRITGSIFGVTNEMLSEDGAFTHTLFGTKILVEGYFTSVLEAPALNMGVFVGIISGFIGAIVYNKYYNFRKLPDALAFFNGKRFVPFVVILWSVIVSLILAVIWPTIQTGINHFGLWIATSSESAPILAPFIYGTAERLLIPFGLHHMLTIPINYTSLGGTYTIMSGVMAGKEVFGQDPLWLAWASDLVNLQNAGDTAAYNQLLSSVTPARFKVGQMIGATAILMGVAVAIYRNVDMDKKKKYKSMIFSAAIAVFLTGVTEPLEFMFMFAAPVLYVVYAILQGLAFASADIVHLRLHSFGNLELITRLPIAFKAGLGGDVLNFVIVCIVFFIVSYFIANFMIKKFNFSTPGRNGNYESDADSNTIEAGNAGPTNSQVLEIVDLLGGKANITDVDACMTRLRVSVKELDKVGDESSWKAAGAMGLIKKDGGVQAIYGPKADILKSDINDYLEQSE
- the rbsK gene encoding ribokinase — its product is MNYDIVVVGSINMDIIVEAPKYPAYGDTMFCDSIKMLPGGKGANQAVSVAKLGKKTCLVGSVGKDSAGNQLIENLQAKNVDTSYIVKSEESGTGTFVAIVDSSGENTMVGTKGANDSLSKEDIEKIFAQIDAKILLVQLETSKESIIAAMQAAKERGMYVILDPAPADGIFEEAFQYADLVTPNKQETKRITGIDVINKETALEAAKKLNEKGISDVIVKMGEHGSLVYKNGEATVVDAIKVKAVDTVGAGDCFAGALASAYLDTNDLVKAANFASVAAGIKVSRSGGQEAIPTLNEVEGYLVK
- the rpe gene encoding ribulose-phosphate 3-epimerase → MNKIGPSLMCADLGNLEQNIKELDKAGVDFYHIDIMDGKFVPNFTLGPDFVKTVRRLTTTPLDIHLMVEEPERHIDLFAECGADMISVHQESTNALHSVLMKIKEKGIKAGVAINPGTSLEFLDQVYDLIDYVVVMTVNPGFAGQKFIPSMYEKIAKLNGKIKQYNREIEIQVDGNIGESTIPTCQENGATMYVLGTSAVFNSNHSLEENVRLTREIFN
- a CDS encoding LacI family DNA-binding transcriptional regulator, coding for MITIKDVAKEAGVSVATVSRVLNNKGGAKPETITHVENVIKKLNYKPNKIAKSLSEGSSNLIALLVPTLNNPFFPELVREIEKVANENGYNVYLCNSDDDRMKVEYYLESMIDHYVSGAIINSLHVDASDLAELEKRGIRTITIDRANFEHPYSAITVDHTLGAQLAVTHLIRDEKCNNIVFISGPKNEKSAIDRLTGFTLALNEARHPVKTHICYGDFGTASGYENTKALIEKGRSFDSIFCANDAMAIGAMRACHEFGIKVPSEVKIVGYDNISLASYMYPTLSSVDQCKEDIGRLAVNELIQLIKNPKNKQKQYQLEPKLVIRNSSTINGGSINE
- a CDS encoding PTS transporter subunit IIC; the encoded protein is MFLEKLNDAFNGFINLGGSAMMFIIITILSLIVGVSISKAIEGGLRMAIALTGMGAIISLLTTAFSPALNSFVESTGVALSVTDLGWAPLAVITWGSVYTLYFAFICLLVNVFMLIAKKTATLNVDLFNIWNLSVIGLLTMYYSNDNLILTTLFVAFIYALMLINADVMKPTINELLGYDQNNITTTAHPSLLIAPLVMVLNKFIDICLPFIDKFDFNAEALNKKIGFWGSNFAIGAYLGIFIGILGQLSVAEIFTLAFTGAVALELFALVGSWFGPAIGPLSEGITSKMSKRFKGRKLLIGIDWPILATRAELWAVANILAPILLLVAIFLPGNTVLPLGGILLTVLAPALLIVTKGRVVRMTIIGTILIPLFLWGATFIAKFVTETSKAMGNFPNGLDADSLFSSVDSDPIEKMLAILFGKAVDTWDIKLIGFSVLALIAYILLFGWYFKQMRKENEKMELKQNTDKKVS